GCACAATGCGCAACGAAGTTCTCTTGAAAGGCTCGGGGCGTGGCAGACCTGTATGTGGCTGGCGAATGGCGGGACCCGCTGGCCGGCGGGTGCCGGGAGATCCGATGTCCCGCTGACGGCACGCTCACGGCGACCGTCTCGGAAGGGACGCGTCCCGACGCCGAGGCGGCGATCGCCGCGGCCCGGGAGGCTTTCGACGCCGGCCTCTGGCCGCACACCCCCGAGCGGGAGCGCGGCGCACTGCTGCTGCGCACTGCCGACATCATCGAGCGCGACATCAAGACCTTCGCCCGCGCGGAGTCGCTCGACACCGGCAAGCGGCTCGTGGAGAGCGAGTACGACATCGCCGACGTCGTCTCGTGCTTCCGATACTACGGCGGGATCGCCGGAACCGACGCGGGCCGCGTGATCGACACCGGCCGCGACGACGCCGTCAGCCGGGTCGTCTACGAGCCGATCGGGGTGTGCGCGTTGATCACCCCGTGGAACTATCCGCTGCTGCAGGCGAGTTGGAAGGTCGCCCCGGCCCTGGCCGCCGGGAACACGATCGTCCTGAAGCCCAGCGAGCTGACCCCCTCGACCTCGATCCTGCTGATGAAGGCGCTCGAGGAGGCCGGCCTCCCGGCCGGCGCCGCCAACCTCGTGCTCGGCGCCGGTTCCGAGGTCGGCGCACCGCTCTGCGAGGACCCGGCGGTCGACATGGTGTCCTTCACCGGCGGCCTGGCCACCGGCAGGGGCGTCATGGCCACCGCCGCCTCGACCGTGAAGAAGGTGGCGCTGGAACTGGGCGGCAAGAACCCCAACGTCGTCTTCGCCGACGCCGACTTTGAGACGGCCGTGGACTTCGCCCTCACCGCGGTCTTCCTGCACTCGGGCCAGGTGTGCTCGGCCGGGGCCCGGCTGATCGTCGAGGACTGCCTGCACGACCGTTTCGTCGACGAGGTCGTCCGCCGGGCCCGGCTGATCCGCCTCGGCGGTCCCTTCGACCCCGAGGCCGAGACCGGGGCGCTGATCTCCGCACAGCACCTGGCCAAGGTCGAGGAGTACGTCGCGGCGGGCCTCGCCGAAGGCGCCGTCCTGCGCTGCGGCGGGGAACGCCCCGGCGACCCCGCGCTGGCGGGCGGCCACTACTACCTGCCCACTGTGCTCGACGAGTGCCGGCAGGACATGCGCGTGGTGCACGAGGAGTCCTTCGGTCCGGTGCTCACCGTGGAGCGCTTCGCCGACGAGGACGATGCCGTGCGCATCGCCAACGACACCGAGTACGGACTCGCCGGAGCCGTGTGGACGCAGGACGCCGGCAAGGCCCAGCGGGTCGCCCGGCGGCTGCGGCACGGCACTGTGTGGATCAACGACTACCACCCCTATGTGCCGCAAGCGGAATGGGGCGGTTTCGGGCATTCGGGCGTGGGCCGGGAGCTGGGACCGACCGGCCTGAGCGAGTACCGAGAGCCCAAGCACATCTGGCAGAACATCCAACCCCGGCCGCAGCGCTGGTTCAGCGGCTGAACGCCGAAATGAGGTCGATCGTGACCCCCACACAGACCGAGGCGCCACAGCGGCGTGGCTCGCTCCCGGACTCGGACGGCACCGCGGTCATCTCCGTGCGCAATCTGTGGAAGGTGTTCGGGCCGAAGGCCGACCGGGTGCCGGAGTCCGAGGAGCTGTGCGGTCTCACCCGCCGTGAGCTGATGGACCGCACCGGCTGCACCGCCGCCGTGCGCGACATCGACTTCGAGGTGGCGCCCGGCGAGGTGTTCGTCGTCATGGGGCTGTCCGGCTCCGGGAAGTCCACCCTGGTGCGATGTCTCACCCGGCTGATCGAGCCCACCGCGGGCGAGATCGTCTTCGAGGGCGAGGACATCCGTCAGGCCGACGACAGGCGTCTGCGCGACCTGCGCCGCCGCAAGTTCTCCATGGTCTTCCAGCACTTCGGTCTGCTGCCGCACCGCCGGGTGGTCGACAACGTGTCCTTCGGCCTGGAGATCCGCGGCATGGGCAGGGCCGAGCGCGTCAAGCGGGCCCTGGAGGTCGTCGAGCTGGTCGGCCTCGCCGGCTACGAGAACTCCTATCCCGACCAGCTCTCCGGCGGCATGCAGCAGCGTGTCGGCCTGGCCCGGGCGCTGGCCGGCGACCCGGACGTGCTCTTCTTCGACGAGCCGTTCTCGGCGCTCGACCCGCTGATCCGCCGCGACATGCAGAACGAGGTCATCCGTCTGCACCACGAGGTCGGCAAGACGATGGTGTTCATCACCCACGACCTGTCCGAGGCGCTCAAGCTGGGCGACCGGATCCTGATCATGCGTGACGGCAAGACGGTCCAGTGCGGTACCGGCGACGAGCTCGTGGGCGCCCCGGCCGACGACTACGTGCGCGAGTTCGTCAAGGACGTGCCCCGCGCCGACGTGCTCACCCTGCGCTGGATCATGCGCCCGCCGGCCGACGGCGA
The window above is part of the Streptomyces sp. NBC_00425 genome. Proteins encoded here:
- a CDS encoding aldehyde dehydrogenase family protein; the protein is MADLYVAGEWRDPLAGGCREIRCPADGTLTATVSEGTRPDAEAAIAAAREAFDAGLWPHTPERERGALLLRTADIIERDIKTFARAESLDTGKRLVESEYDIADVVSCFRYYGGIAGTDAGRVIDTGRDDAVSRVVYEPIGVCALITPWNYPLLQASWKVAPALAAGNTIVLKPSELTPSTSILLMKALEEAGLPAGAANLVLGAGSEVGAPLCEDPAVDMVSFTGGLATGRGVMATAASTVKKVALELGGKNPNVVFADADFETAVDFALTAVFLHSGQVCSAGARLIVEDCLHDRFVDEVVRRARLIRLGGPFDPEAETGALISAQHLAKVEEYVAAGLAEGAVLRCGGERPGDPALAGGHYYLPTVLDECRQDMRVVHEESFGPVLTVERFADEDDAVRIANDTEYGLAGAVWTQDAGKAQRVARRLRHGTVWINDYHPYVPQAEWGGFGHSGVGRELGPTGLSEYREPKHIWQNIQPRPQRWFSG
- a CDS encoding quaternary amine ABC transporter ATP-binding protein, yielding MTPTQTEAPQRRGSLPDSDGTAVISVRNLWKVFGPKADRVPESEELCGLTRRELMDRTGCTAAVRDIDFEVAPGEVFVVMGLSGSGKSTLVRCLTRLIEPTAGEIVFEGEDIRQADDRRLRDLRRRKFSMVFQHFGLLPHRRVVDNVSFGLEIRGMGRAERVKRALEVVELVGLAGYENSYPDQLSGGMQQRVGLARALAGDPDVLFFDEPFSALDPLIRRDMQNEVIRLHHEVGKTMVFITHDLSEALKLGDRILIMRDGKTVQCGTGDELVGAPADDYVREFVKDVPRADVLTLRWIMRPPADGDALDGPELGPDVVVREATRAVLAADKPVKVVENGKLLGIVGDEEILAVVAGQEGDLR